The segment GATGGTGGCGGGGCGCGTGGGGACCATCCGTGAGGGATTGGCTGTGGCGGCGGAGGCGGTGGATTCGGGAAGAGCGAGGGGGAAGCTCGAGGAGTTGGCAAAATTCACGAATACCTAGACTCGAAAGGAGAAAGCTATGTGCGCACGACGGGCTCTGGGGATCCTGGTTTTCTGCATGTTGGCATCTCATCTGTTTGCGCAAGACATTCAGGTGAACCGCACCAACCGGACCGTTTCGGTGACGGCGACGGAATCAGTTGAGGTACCTGCTGAGTTGGCCATCGTCGAAATCGGATGTCAAAGCTTCGGCGAAACGCGGGAGGCCGTACTCGAAGACAATTTCCGCACTTCACAGCGAATCACTGAAGCCGTCGAGCGGGTTGGCGTTCCAAAGGCCAATATTCAGACGTCTAACTTGCGCCTCTCGCAGATATTCGAAAACGACAAGGTCTTAGAGCAGATCGCTAGGGGTCGCAGGTTTGTGGCAAACCAGGGATGGCAGGTTCAGGTATCTGCTGAGAGAGCGGATAGCGTAATCGAGGCAGCCACGCGGGCCGGAGCCAACGTGCTCGGCACGGTTCGCTGGACGGTTCGTGACCCGGCCGCGCTTGAAGGCAGAGCCGCAGCAGTTGCGATGATGCGGGTACGAAAGGTCGCGGAAGAGATGGCCGCGGGACTAGGAGGAAAGCTGGGTGAACTGATATACGCAAGCAATGAATTAGAAACTCGCTACGAAGTCGGAGGTGGCGTGTTTGCCGGAGAAGGACCGGGTGTCGGTCCAGAACAACGTAGTCTCCGACTGTTTCCGCAGAAAGTGTCGCGAAGGGCAAGTGTTCATGCGGTGTTCGCGCTACAGTGACCGACTAGGAATCTGAAGCATTCACGATCTCATCCTTGGCGAAGCGAAGGATCCTTCGCCCGCGGTGGCGGGCTCAGGATGACACCATTTGAGGGGTGCTAGCTCAATCGTCCAGTGTTGGCGAGGCACCACGCCATTACACGTCCACCTTCTGCATCCACTCGGCGATCTCGACCTTCCAGTGGAGAGAGGAGGCGATGGCGTCGCGCATGGCGGCGGAGGCGTCGGGCTCGCCGTGGACGAGGTAGGTGACGCCGGGCGGGCGCTTCAGGCTGGATAGCCACTCGAGCATTTCCGGGGTGTCGGCGTGGTCGCTGAACTGTTCCAGCGCCGCCACCTGGGCGCGGATGGGAATCTCTTCGCCGAAGATGCGAACGGAATCGGCGCCGGCCTTGATGGTGGCCCCACGCGTGCCCGGAGCCTGGAAGCCGACGAACAGCACCAGATTGCGCGGGTCGGGCAGGCGAATCGCCAGGTGATGCAGCACGCGGCCACCGGTGACCATGCCGCTGGAAGAAACGATGATCACGGGATAACGCGCCTCGTTGATCTTCTTGGACTCTTCGGCGGTGGAAGCGAAGTGGAAGCCCTCCCAGGCGAGCGGTGAGCCATAGCGGTCGATGAGCCGGCGCGTGGGCTCGGTGAATTCCTGCTCGTGCTCGACGAAGATCTTCATGGCCTGGATGGCCATAGGGCTGTCGGCGAAGACAGGCAGGCGCGGAATCTCGCCGGACTCCATCATGTCCTTGAGCAGGAAGATGAGTTTCTGCGTGCGCTCGACGGCGAATGCGGGGACGACCACGCTGCCGCCGCGCTTGGCGGTCGCCTGGATGAGGCGGGCGATTTCGGGGCGCGGGTCGGTGGCGGGATGGCGGCGGTTGCCGTAAGTGGATTCGATGACCATGACGTCGGCGCGCTCGATGTCGTCGGGGCCGGTGGAGATGACCTTGCCGGGGGCGATCTGGGTGTCGCGTACGCGGCCCACGTCTCCTGAGAACAAGAGCGTGCGCCGACCCTGCGGCGTCTCCAGCTTCACTTCCACCATGGCCGAACCCAGGATGTGGGCAGCCCGCAGATAGCGAAAACTGAACTCGGGCGCGAGGCGACGCTCTTCGCCGAAGTCCACCTGCTTGAGGTACGCCAGGCTCTCCAGCGCCTGCTGTTCGGTGTAGAGCGGCAAGGCGGGCGAGTGCTTGGAAGTCTTCTTACGGTTGGCGTACTCGGCTTCCTCTTCCTGCAAGTGGCCGGAGTCCGGCAGCAGCACGCCGCACAAGTCCACGGTGGGCGGCGTGGCAAAGATGGGTCCGCGAAATCCTTCCTGGATCAGGCGCGGCACCCAGCCGGCGTGGTCGATGTGGGCGTGCGTGAGGATGACCGCGTCAATGAGGCGGGCGGGGATGGGCGTGTCCTGCCAGTTCCGCACGCGCCACTGCTTGTGTCCCTGGAAGAGGCCGCAATCGATCAGCACCTGGAAGCCGCGCTTGCCGCCGTGATCGGCGGTGTTGATGAGGTGCTTGGACCCGGTCACGGTGCCGGCGGCGCCGAGAAACTGGATGTAGGGCATGGGTGAGTTCTCGGTTCTCAGTTCTCAGAAAGCGGCTATGGTAGCGCAATGGCGGCCAGGTTGTTGGTGCGGTCGGATTCGGGGACGCTGGAGTCGTTGACCAGGACGTCGCGGGGCTTGGTGGGCACGGTGATGCGGATGCTGGCCTTGTCGCGCGCAGGAACGCGCAAGCGCTCAGTGGTCTCGCCGCCTTCGGCGCGCAGGGTGACCGGAACTTCGGCGCCGGCGCCACCGAGGTTTTCCACCGTGACCGTCACCGAGTAGCCGCCGCCCACGATCGGGCGAGGATAGGTGGAGACGATCCGGAAGTCGGGCAGGCCGCGATCGCGGTAGACCCAGTCGTCGAAGAACCACTCCAGGTTCCGTCCCGCCTCCTTCTCCAGCAACTGCTGGAAGTAGGCGGTAGAGCGGTCGTTCTCGCCGCGATAGGCGTGCAGGGCGCGCTGCAAGGGAGCGTCGCCGAGCATGTCCCGCAGCATCCAGAAAACGTATGCGGCCTTCGTACGGTAAAAAATCTCGTCACTGGAAGTGATGAGCGAGGGCAGAGGGGC is part of the Terriglobales bacterium genome and harbors:
- a CDS encoding SIMPL domain-containing protein, translating into MNRTNRTVSVTATESVEVPAELAIVEIGCQSFGETREAVLEDNFRTSQRITEAVERVGVPKANIQTSNLRLSQIFENDKVLEQIARGRRFVANQGWQVQVSAERADSVIEAATRAGANVLGTVRWTVRDPAALEGRAAAVAMMRVRKVAEEMAAGLGGKLGELIYASNELETRYEVGGGVFAGEGPGVGPEQRSLRLFPQKVSRRASVHAVFALQ
- a CDS encoding MBL fold metallo-hydrolase; protein product: MPYIQFLGAAGTVTGSKHLINTADHGGKRGFQVLIDCGLFQGHKQWRVRNWQDTPIPARLIDAVILTHAHIDHAGWVPRLIQEGFRGPIFATPPTVDLCGVLLPDSGHLQEEEAEYANRKKTSKHSPALPLYTEQQALESLAYLKQVDFGEERRLAPEFSFRYLRAAHILGSAMVEVKLETPQGRRTLLFSGDVGRVRDTQIAPGKVISTGPDDIERADVMVIESTYGNRRHPATDPRPEIARLIQATAKRGGSVVVPAFAVERTQKLIFLLKDMMESGEIPRLPVFADSPMAIQAMKIFVEHEQEFTEPTRRLIDRYGSPLAWEGFHFASTAEESKKINEARYPVIIVSSSGMVTGGRVLHHLAIRLPDPRNLVLFVGFQAPGTRGATIKAGADSVRIFGEEIPIRAQVAALEQFSDHADTPEMLEWLSSLKRPPGVTYLVHGEPDASAAMRDAIASSLHWKVEIAEWMQKVDV